The Nitratidesulfovibrio sp. SRB-5 genomic sequence AGCCGGTCGCGCGTCAGGTGCACCAGCAGGCAGAACAGCCCGCCGTACAGCCCCACATAGGCGCCGATGGCCACGGCGCAGGGCACGGCCAGCACCCACGGCAACTGGCCGTATTCGTGCACGGGCAGGGCCAGCCAGTACAGGCAGGCCGAGGCGCCGACGATGCCGGTAAGCCAGCCCAGGCGAAAGGCGGGCCAGCGGCCCGGTGCGCCAAGGCCCAGCAGCAGGAGGGCGAGGGGGTAGGCAAGGGCGAGCAGCGGCAGTTGGATCAGCGGATTGGGAAAGCCGAGCCACAGCCCGGCGGCGCCGAGAAGGATGCAGAGTGTGTTGCGCATGCGAGGAGGTGAAACCCCCGGTGGGGGAAAAGTCAAGTGTGGCGCGGTTGCGGATGCATTGCGGGCAATGGCCCGAAGCGGACCCTTACCGGAGCGAAGAGACGAAGACCGACAAGGCGGTTGCCCGCAGACGCCAGCTCGAACACCCCGCATGCCGGGGCATGCGGGACAGCGGCGAAGGGAGCCGGGAGCTTGCGGTATGACTGCATCGGGGAGGAGTGCAGTGCGCGCTTCCCCCGATGCCCGGATCAGGCTGCTTCCAGCGGCCCCACACGCACGGTGCGGATCTGCTTGGCGTCGGCCTCGGCAACCTCGAAGCGGCGCCCGGCCAGTTCGAACGTCTCGCCCGCCTGGGGCACGTGGCCCGCCAGCATGCTGAGATAGCCGCCGATGGTGTCCACCTCGTCCGAATCCAGGCTGATGCCCAGTTCTTCCAGGTCTTCCAGCAGGGCGCGCCCGGAAAGCAGGTAGTTTTCGCCGTCAAGGACCACGATGTCCTCGTCGCGCGGGGCGTCGTGCTCGTCCTCGATGTCGCCCACGATGAGTTCCAGCACGTCCTCGATGGTTACGAGGCCGGAAGTGCCGCCGTACTCGTCGAGCACGATGGCCATGTGGTTCTTGCGACCGCGAAATTCCTGGAGCAGTTCGTAGACGTTCTTGGTTTCCGGCACGAAGTACGGCTCGCGCATCAGTTCGGCCACCGGGGTTGCGCACCCGGTGGGGTCGACGAAGCAGCGCAGCAGATCCTTGGCGTAGACCACGCCCACGATGTTGTCGCGGTTGTCGCGGTAGATGGGGATGCGGGAATGCCCGGAGGCGACGATGCGCTCGATGACCTCTCCGAGGGAGTTGTCCACCTCCACGCAGTCGATGTCGGTGCGGGGGGTCATGATGTCCTGAACCTGCGTGTCGTCAAGGCTCAGGATGTTCAGCAGCATCGAGCCTTCTTCGGCGTCCAGTTCGCCGTCTTCGCGGGCTTCGATGATGGCCTGCTCCACCGTGTCGCCGGTGCGGTTCTGGAACAGCCGCGTGATGCGCGACCAGATGGGACTGCCCGATTCTCCGTCCAAGGGGGGCTCCTGTGTTGTGGTGACGTCGCCGTGGGGCGGGGCGGTATTCGCCACCGGCGGCTGGCGGGGGTGCCGTCGCGCGCGGGTACGTGGGCCGTCCGGTGTCTGCATGACCTCGCATCGCGGGACGGTCGGGGACCGAGCCGGGCGAGGCAGTGCGAGTCAGGCCGGGGTTGCCAGCGGGTACGGGCGCTTGCGGTTCGCGCTCACACTACATCGCTCCCGCTTTCCCTGTAAAGCTCAAGGTGGCGGCGGATCACCCAGTTGCCCAGCGGTTCCACCTCGCCCTCGTCGGACAGGGGTTTCCAGTCGGCCATGTGGGGGGCGTTGTCGCGGGCCTGGCCCCAAGCCAGCACCTGGAGGCCCAGTTCCACGTCGCGCGTTTCGAAGGCCACGAAGCGGTTCTGGATGCGGCATTGCAGCCAGAAACCCAGGCTGCGGTCGTGCTGGGGGTCGTACAGTTCCAGCAAGGCGGCCAGACGCCCGCCGATGTCCAGGTTCATGCCACGCGCCGTGGCGGAGCGGGCCGTGGCGCGGGGCACCAGCAGGCGCAGCCCGCCTCCGGAAAGGTTCAGCAGGACCACAGGCAGGGCGCGGCTGATGTCCGGAAAGAGCGAGGCCGCAATGTCGTCATGAGGGGCCGGTTCGGAGCACGACGCGAGGGGGGGCGTGTCGTTGCCGCCAACCCTGGAGGCCGGGGCGGCAGCTTCGGCAGTGGCGCCGTCTCGGGCAGGATCATGGGCGCCGTCTCGGGCAGGATCATGGGCGCCGTCATGGGCAGGATCATGGGCGGTGGGCGCATCCACCGGACTCGGTGTGGCGTGTGCGGTAAAGCTGTTCAGGCTGGTGGCATCAGGCAGGGCCAGCAGGGGCGTGCCCAGGCGGCGTCCGTCGGCGGGGGGCGGGGTGTCGGCCCCCATGGGCCACGCTGCCAGTCCCAGCACCAGCTGGCGCGGCACGTCCAGCCGCAGGAAGGCGCGCTTCTGCCGCCGCTCCAGCTTTTGCGGCAGGGTCAGGTCCACCAGCCACACCACGTCGGCCATGGAGTCGGGGCCGCGCGGGGCGTAGCGGTCGGCGGAGGGCGCGTGGTGCGCGCCGGTGATCACCGAGGCGAACTGGTAGTACACCTGCGTGCGCTTTTGCTGGGTGCGAAAGTAGCAGTC encodes the following:
- a CDS encoding hemolysin family protein produces the protein MDGESGSPIWSRITRLFQNRTGDTVEQAIIEAREDGELDAEEGSMLLNILSLDDTQVQDIMTPRTDIDCVEVDNSLGEVIERIVASGHSRIPIYRDNRDNIVGVVYAKDLLRCFVDPTGCATPVAELMREPYFVPETKNVYELLQEFRGRKNHMAIVLDEYGGTSGLVTIEDVLELIVGDIEDEHDAPRDEDIVVLDGENYLLSGRALLEDLEELGISLDSDEVDTIGGYLSMLAGHVPQAGETFELAGRRFEVAEADAKQIRTVRVGPLEAA